One part of the Lotus japonicus ecotype B-129 chromosome 2, LjGifu_v1.2 genome encodes these proteins:
- the LOC130737889 gene encoding uncharacterized protein LOC130737889: protein MMLYVPHPAGGVSSSKNIKGFALQVLTGRWFMMFASFMIMSVSGASYMFSLYSIEIKSSLGYDQSTLNLLSFFKDLGSNAGILSGLINEVTPPWVVLSIGAVCNFFGYFTIWLSVTKKFAKPHLWNMCLYIFIGGNSHCSTNTGVWVTSIKNFPGIRGVVIGILDGYLCLSAIIITQLCYAFFQNDSKSVILIMAWLPTATALIFLPVFRNGRRCVQQKKDSNAFYMFIYSTLALAVFFMMIIILQKCFKFTRSEYYVTTALMLLLLILPIAVVIAEEHKIWKSKQEHINYENPPMKSEQVPQKGVSCWQNIFRPPERGEDHTILQAIFSLDMVILFLATICGFGSNLTVVNNFSQIAKSLGYPAHTITTFISLMAIWIFLGKIAQGVVSEFMITKFKAPRPLVLTILLVLSCIGHLLIAFNVPNGLYVASIVVGFCFGANWPILQTIVSELFGLKHYSTLANIGSMASPIGSYMLSVRVAGYLYDREARKQMAELGLKRKVGEELNCNGGECYKLAFIIITAVCMLGALASFILVLRTRQFYKTDIYKKFTEEARTDAETEMVVSLNKIGLPPTSDEG, encoded by the coding sequence ATGATGCTCTATGTACCACATCCTGCAGGTGGTGTAAGTAGTAGCAAAAACATCAAAGGCTTTGCTCTTCAAGTTCTTACAGGTAGATGGTTCATGATGTTCGCATCATTTATGATCATGTCAGTATCAGGAGCAAGCTACATGTTCAGCCTCTACTCCATAGAAATCAAGTCTTCTCTTGGATATGACCAATCCACTCTCAATCTGTTAAGCTTCTTCAAGGACTTGGGATCCAACGCAGGCATTCTCTCAGGCCTAATCAACGAGGTAACGCCTCCTTGGGTTGTCTTATCAATTGGTGCGGTTTGTAACTTTTTTGGGTATTTCACGATTTGGCTTTCTGTGACCAAAAAATTTGCAAAGCCCCACTTGTGGAACATGTGCTTGTACATCTTCATTGGAGGAAATTCTCATTGTTCAACCAACACTGGAGTTTGGGTGACCAGCATAAAGAACTTTCCTGGTATAAGGGGTGTTGTCATTGGAATTTTGGATGGTTACCTCTGTTTGAGCGCCATAATCATCACTCAACTCTGCTATGCCTTCTTCCAAAACGATTCCAAATCTGTGATTTTGATCATGGCGTGGCTACCGACTGCTACCGCTTTAATTTTTTTGCCGGTTTTCAGGAACGGCAGGAGGTGTGTTCAACAGAAAAAAGACTCCAATGCTTTCTACATGTTCATCTATTCGACACTAGCTCTGGCAGTGTTCTTCATGATGATAATCATTCTGCAAAAATGTTTCAAATTCACTCGGAGCGAGTACTATGTTACTACCGCGCTGATGCTTCTCTTGCTCATCCTTCCAATTGCTGTTGTCATTGCGGAAGAACACAAGATTTGGAAGAGCAAACAAGAACACATCAATTATGAAAATCCTCCAATGAAGTCTGAACAGGTTCCCCAAAAAGGAGTTTCCTGTTGGCAAAACATTTTCAGGCCGCCGGAAAGGGGTGAAGATCATACAATACTTCAAGCCATTTTCAGCCTTGACATGGTAATTCTATTCCTTGCTACTATATGTGGATTTGGTAGCAACTTAACCGTGGTAAACAATTTTAGTCAGATTGCTAAGTCTTTAGGCTACCCTGCACATACCATAACCACATTCATCTCCCTCATGGCAATTTGGATATTTCTTGGTAAAATTGCACAAGGGGTTGTCTCAGAGTTTATGATAACCAAATTCAAAGCCCCTAGGCCTCTCGTACTCACAATACTCCTTGTGTTGTCTTGTATTGGTCACCTTTTAATTGCATTCAATGTTCCAAATGGTCTGTATGTAGCCTCCATTGTTGTTGGGTTTTGCTTTGGGGCAAACTGGCCAATACTTCAAACCATCGTATCTGAACTATTTGGGCTTAAACATTACTCAACATTGGCCAATATTGGGTCAATGGCGAGTCCAATTGGGTCATACATGCTCAGTGTGAGGGTTGCAGGGTATCTGTATGACAGAGAAGCCAGAAAGCAAATGGCAGAATTGGGGCTAAAAAGAAAGGTAGGAGAGGAATTGAACTGCAATGGGGGTGAGTGCTACAAATTGGCTTTCATTATAATCACTGCAGTTTGCATGCTTGGGGCGCTTGCCTCATTCATTTTGGTGCTTAGGActagacagttttacaaaactGATATATACAAGAAATTCACAGAAGAAGCTAGAACTGATGCTGAAACTGAAATGGTTGTGTCTCTGAACAAGATTGGACTACCTCCTACTTCGGATGAAGGCTAA